In a genomic window of Chloroflexota bacterium:
- a CDS encoding branched-chain amino acid ABC transporter permease, whose amino-acid sequence MIGQGIGVRARSAALGEWGWSAALVLLCVVVFVAAPGKVVNGILLGSMIALGAIGITLIYSILRFAHIAHGDYMTLGAYISFFLLTVVFPAIGIVGTGFGPFTFGYPLLIALPITVLVCCAIAIGIDNSVYQPLRARGTGLITIAMVSLGIAIALRGAIQLLWGTGPIRLPRETRSFYHIDFEIALPTGGALPFDIRVPPDNIFLGLTAIVLVAALYLFLNRTRTGKAMRATADNIDLARITGIDTTRIVHWTWAIAAAYAAIAGTLVAVAQAQLHPNAGWATLIPMFAAVMLGGVGKPWGALVGGLLIGVSMEVSTEWVSPAYKPAVSFAIMLVVLLVRPRGLFGDRDA is encoded by the coding sequence ATGATTGGGCAGGGGATAGGTGTACGAGCTAGGTCGGCGGCGCTGGGCGAATGGGGCTGGTCGGCGGCGCTGGTGTTGCTTTGCGTCGTTGTGTTCGTGGCGGCGCCGGGCAAGGTTGTCAACGGCATTCTGCTCGGTAGTATGATCGCGCTCGGCGCTATCGGGATCACGCTGATTTACAGCATTCTGCGCTTCGCGCACATCGCGCACGGCGACTACATGACGCTCGGCGCATACATATCGTTCTTCCTGCTTACGGTCGTGTTCCCTGCAATCGGCATTGTTGGCACGGGCTTTGGTCCGTTCACATTCGGCTATCCGCTGCTGATTGCGCTGCCTATAACCGTCTTGGTATGCTGCGCCATCGCCATCGGAATTGACAACTCGGTGTATCAGCCGCTGCGCGCGCGCGGCACCGGGCTTATCACCATAGCGATGGTATCGCTGGGCATCGCTATCGCCCTGCGCGGCGCGATACAGCTGCTCTGGGGCACCGGACCGATTCGCCTGCCACGCGAGACACGGTCTTTCTACCACATCGACTTTGAGATAGCCCTACCCACAGGCGGTGCGTTGCCATTCGACATTCGCGTGCCGCCGGACAATATCTTCCTCGGTCTGACTGCTATCGTGCTGGTCGCCGCGCTGTATCTGTTCCTGAATCGCACGCGCACCGGCAAGGCGATGCGCGCCACGGCGGACAACATAGACCTCGCTCGAATTACGGGCATCGACACGACGCGCATCGTTCACTGGACATGGGCAATCGCCGCCGCTTATGCAGCCATAGCCGGCACGCTTGTTGCGGTGGCGCAGGCGCAGCTGCATCCCAATGCGGGCTGGGCGACGCTGATACCGATGTTCGCGGCGGTGATGTTGGGTGGCGTAGGCAAGCCTTGGGGTGCGCTCGTGGGCGGGCTGCTCATCGGCGTGTCGATGGAAGTTTCGACCGAGTGGGTTTCGCCTGCGTACAAGCCTGCCGTGTCATTCGCCATAATGCTGGTTGTGCTGCTGGTGCGTCCTCGTGGGCTGTTCGGCGACAGGGACGCATAA
- a CDS encoding branched-chain amino acid ABC transporter permease produces the protein MIYFLVGFGILAGIYGVFTLGLNVHWGYTGLFNIGVAGFFALGAYTAALLTTAPPSPELFEDFVFGGNLANTLQLGIDLWFFVALACAAIVSGVVALVVGAITLRLRDDYLAISTLGIAESVRLMFLNEKWLANGSRGLYNIPKFLGDLVTPEQYDLLYFAVVIVTLVVLYFIIQRAINSPWGRVLRAIREDEEATAAAGKNVFRFKLQAFILGAAVMGIGGALYAHGFRYVDPEVFDPLLATFIVWVMLMVGGSGNNLGALLGAFVVWGIWSGTQFLPAEINNPNLRFFLIGFLLVLVIMLRPNGIIGERRRVSEGGT, from the coding sequence ATCATCTACTTCCTCGTGGGCTTCGGCATACTCGCCGGCATTTACGGCGTGTTCACGCTTGGGCTGAATGTGCACTGGGGGTACACGGGGCTGTTCAACATCGGCGTGGCGGGCTTCTTCGCGCTTGGCGCATACACCGCCGCGCTGCTGACGACCGCTCCGCCATCGCCGGAACTGTTTGAGGACTTCGTCTTCGGCGGCAATCTGGCGAACACGCTCCAGTTAGGTATCGACCTGTGGTTCTTCGTCGCGCTGGCATGCGCCGCCATAGTGAGCGGTGTGGTCGCGCTGGTCGTTGGCGCGATAACGTTGCGGCTGCGCGACGACTACCTCGCCATATCTACGCTCGGCATCGCGGAGAGCGTGCGGCTGATGTTCTTGAACGAGAAGTGGCTGGCGAACGGGTCGCGCGGGCTGTACAACATCCCCAAGTTCCTCGGAGACCTGGTAACTCCGGAGCAGTACGACCTGCTGTACTTCGCGGTGGTAATCGTCACGCTGGTGGTGCTGTACTTCATCATACAGCGCGCGATAAACTCGCCTTGGGGACGAGTGCTGCGCGCCATCCGCGAGGACGAAGAGGCGACGGCGGCAGCGGGCAAGAACGTGTTCCGATTCAAGCTGCAAGCGTTCATTCTGGGCGCGGCGGTGATGGGCATAGGCGGCGCGTTGTACGCGCACGGCTTTCGCTATGTGGACCCGGAGGTCTTCGACCCGCTGCTGGCGACATTCATCGTTTGGGTGATGCTGATGGTAGGCGGTAGCGGCAACAACCTGGGTGCGTTGCTGGGAGCGTTCGTAGTTTGGGGAATATGGAGCGGCACGCAGTTCCTGCCGGCGGAAATCAACAATCCAAACCTGCGCTTCTTCCTAATCGGCTTCCTGCTGGTGCTGGTGATAATGCTTCGCCCAAACGGTATCATAGGCGAGCGGCGGCGCGTGTCGGAAGGCGGGACTTGA